One window of Bos javanicus breed banteng chromosome 1, ARS-OSU_banteng_1.0, whole genome shotgun sequence genomic DNA carries:
- the SPTSSB gene encoding serine palmitoyltransferase small subunit B, with protein MDFKRVKDYLSWLYYQYQIISCCAVLEPWEQSMFNTIILTIFAMVVYTAYVFIPIHIRLAWEFFSKMCGYHSTISN; from the coding sequence ATGGATTTCAAGCGTGTGAAGGACTACTTATCCTGGCTCTACTATCAATATCAAATCATTAGCTGCTGTGCTGTCTTGGAGCCTTGGGAGCAATCTATGTTCAATACCATCATACTAACCATCTTTGCTATGGTAGTGTACACTGCCTATGTTTTTATCCCAATCCACATTCGCCTGGCTTGGGAATTTTTCTCCAAAATGTGTGGCTATCACAGTACAATTTCTAATTGA